The Rhizobium favelukesii DNA segment TCTTCATCGTGCAATTGGCCGATGCGCCGATGATCGACATGGATCTGCTCTATTGGAGCCGCCATTTTCGCAACATGCCGGGCGAGGGCGATCTACCGGTCACCGCTTTTGCCGAGGCTGTGGCGTCGACGGGCTATGACGGCTATTTTTCGCTCGAAATCTTCAATGACCAGTTCCGCGGCGGCTCTACGCGGGCAATTGCGGCCGACGGCCACCGGTCGCTGATCTATCTGGCCGATCAGGTTCGCCGCAGTGTGAAGACGCCGATCGGTGTTCCCATGCCCGAGCGCGCTACCGTCAAAGGCGTCGGCTTCGTCGAGTTTGCAACGGACGAGGACGAAGCCGGCGAACTGATCGCTCTGCTCCACACTCTCGGCTTCCGCAAGGCAGCCGTTCATCGCTCGAAAAAGGTCACCCTGTTTGAACAGGGCAATATCCGCATTCTCGTCAACGTCGATACCGCAGGCTTTGCAGGTGCGGCCTACGCAGTCCACGGTACATCTGCCTACGCGCTGGCCCTCGTCGTCGATGATGCTGGCGAAGCCTACGCCCGTGCGCTGGCGCTCGATGCCGAACCTTTTCGCCAGCCCGTTGCCGATGATGAGCTGGAATTCCCCGCCATTCGCGCTGTGGGTGGCGGCCTGATCTATCTCATCGATGACAAAAGCCCGCTCGGCCGGTTTTCGGAGATCGACTTCGAGGCCGTTTCTGCAACAAGGAGCGATGCTGCGGATGCCGGGCTGCTGCACATCGATCACATCGCGCAGACGGTGGCCTATGAGGAAATGCTGACCTGGCTGCTCTTCTACACATCGATCTTCAAGACCGGAAAGACACCGATGGTGGATATCATCGATCCGAGCGGGGTCGTGCGCAGCCAGGTCATCGAGAATGAGCCCGGTACGCTGCGCATCACCATGAATGGCGCCGAAAATCGCCGCACGCTCGCCGGCCACTTCATCGCCGAACAGTTCGGTTCGGGGATCCAGCATCTGGCATTTTCGACCGATGACATATTCGCCACCGCGCGTCAGCTTCGAAAGAGAGGATTCAAGCCGCTCCATATCTCGCCAAACTACTACGACGATGTCGAAGCCCGCTTCGGCTTGCAACCTGATCTGACCGAACGGCTGAAAGCGGAAAACATCCTCTATGACCGTGACGAGCATGGTGAATATCTGCAACTCTACAGCGGCACATATGGCGAGGGCTTCTTCTTCGAGATTGTCGAGCGCCGCGGCTATCGCGGCTATGGAGCCGCAAACGCCATTTTCCGCATTGCCGCGCTGAAGAAGCTGATGAGGCCGGAGGGTATTCCGAAGGACGCCGGTTGATCAGACACGGGTCAGGTGATACGCCCGCTTTTCAGCACGTGTTTCACGCCGCTTTGGACATGCCGTCGGATCACAGCCCGAGCGCCCTCGATATCGCGCTTCAAGGCGAGCTCGAAGAGAAGCCTGTGGTCATCAACGACCGCCTTGCCGCGGAAACTCCGGGCCAGCATGTGGTAGCGCAGAAATCGTTCGAACACCGATGAGAGTGTGGCCATCAGCGTCGCGGAATCACAAGCCGATACGATCGCCCGGTGAAACTCCCAGTCGTAGCGCACCCAATCGACGGTCCGCGAGGCATCGCCGGCGAGCAGCTTTTTCTCCGCAGCCGCCAGTTTATGATGAGCCGCCACGATGCGTCCTTCCCATTCGAGATTTCCGGCCGCAAAGGACAGGCCGATCGCATGGGTTTCAAGGACGGTGCGAAGATCGGCGAGTTCCTCGAGTTCCTTGCGCGACGCGACGCTCACTTCGAAGCCACGCTGCCCTTCGGCCAACACCAGGTTCTCCGTGGTCAGACGGCTTAATATTTCGCGCAGCGACGACACGCTGATCGAATAGCGTTCCTTGGCTTGCTCGAGTTTGATCTTCGCACCAGGTGCCAAGGCTCCAGAAATAATGTCCCGACGGATCTGCCGGAAGACCACATCGCTGACGGTCTCGGAGGGTTCACCAGCAATTTTTAGCATAAGATCCTCTGCTTTGCGCAAGCGTCAATGCGCGTAATGAATGCCGTCATGGTTTTACCGGAGAGGCCAATAGCAGCCCTTTTCCAAGCGCATGTTCGACGCCTCCTTGTATGTGACGCTGAAGAATTTTCTTTGCCGTCTTGCTGTCGCGCAGCAAGGCGACCTCCAGAAGCTGCCGGTGTTCCTGTTCGGCAACACCGCCACGATAGGACAGCGCAACCATCTGATATCGCAGATATTTGTCGAACACGGCCGAGTGTGTCTCCATAAGCAGCCGCGATCCGCAGGCGGAAATCAGGGCCTGGTGAAACTCCCAGTCATAGCGTTTCCAGTCTTCCGCCTTGCTGGTGTCGCCCGAAGCCATCACCTCTTCCATGCGCGCCAGCTTGTAGTGGGCCGACACAAGCCTTGCTTCCCATTCGACATCGCCTTGTTCGAACGACTGCTCAAGCGCGTGCTCTTCGAGAAGCAGGCGCAAAGCGGCGATCTCTTTGAGGTCCGCAACAGACACGCGCGCGACTTCAAACCCCCTTTGGCCTTCGGCCACGACGAGCCCTTCGGACGTCAGACGGTTCAAAATCTCCCTGAGCGTGCTGACGCTCGTCGCGTAGGTACCCTTCAAATTCTCCAGCTTGAGCTTCTGACCCGGCGCAAGCCGACCGAATATGATGTCTGATCGTATTTGCCGGTAACCGCTTTCAGCGACAGTTTCATCCGCAATTTCCTGCCGCATCAGCTCTCTCCGAGATTTTTCTTTTCGTCATATATAAACGGACAGCTAGGTCAAATTCAATAAGCAGCGCAGATGGTCGGCTCAATCATGAGAAGTGAGGTTGCTCGGCCGTGGTCATCAGAACAAGTCCGTTCTCAAGCGTGCGCGGCGGGAAAGGATGACGGGTTTGCTTGATGATCTGTCGCTGCGGCGCCTGTGCCTTCCTGGTGTTGTGATCTCAAAAGGGAACCACGCGCTGCAGGATGGTAGGTCGCGACGATTTTCCGATGCGATGATCATCGTCGCAATCAATTCGTCGACGTTCGATCGAGAGGATGACGGAGCACCGCTCTAATAAGGAACCCTCACGCCCCTTCCTCGTCTCCGCGCCATGCCTGCCTTCCATGTCAATCACAAACCCCGTGCAGCAAGGTTCGCGCAAAGCCCGAAGGGTTATTCCAGTACATCAATCGACGCTGCGTGCGCCTTGGCTATGGCGTCCCGAAGGTCGTCGATCGGCGTCGCCTTCACCATCTTCTTGCCCTCGAGCTCTTTGGGCACCTTCCAGCCAGGATCGATGCCTTCCATATTCGGCAGCTCGTGGGCAATCCCCTTGTGACAATCGATGCAAGTAGCCTGACCCGACAGAAGATATCGGGTGTGGATTTCCGCTGCGCGCTGCGTCTGCTTTTGCAAGTCCATCGCCACCGAGGAGTGGCAGTTGCGACACTCCAGACTATCGTTGGCCTTCATCCTGGCCCATTCGTGCTGGGCAAGTTCCAGTCGCTTCTCCAGGAATTTAGGCCGGGTGTTTATCGTGCCGAACATTTTTCCCCAGACTTCTTTGGAAGCCTGCATCTTGCGAGCGATCTTGTCGGTCCATTGGTGCGGCACATGGCAGTCGGGACAGGTGGCGCGCACTCCCGAGCGGTTCGAGAAATGGATGGTGCGCGAAAGCTCCTGGTATACATTGTCATGCATCTCGTGGCAGGACGTGCAGAACTTTTCGGTATTGGTGAGCTCAAGTGCCGTGTTGAATGCGCCCCAGAACATAACGCCGCCAATGAAGCCTCCGAGTGTCAGGACGCCTAGCCCGATTGTCGCCGCCGGTGTTATGAGGATCGACCAGGCCCACGAAATCGCGTTCTTGATCCAGGCCATCGTCGTCATCACTCGCTCCCGGCCGGCTTGAATCCCAACTCGCTCATGTCTCGGAAGGTGTTGTTCACCAGCGGCCGGACGTCCGCCTGCGGCACGTGGCAGGCGGTGCAGAAGTAGCGCCGCGGCGAAACGTCGGCGATCATCTGGCCGTCGCGCGTCATGTAGTGCGTCACGCTGATCATCGGGGCGCCGGAGTCCTGGATGAACTCGCGCTTATGGCAGGACATGCACCGGTTGGCATTCACCGACAGCTCGTAGCCTTCGATCGAATGGGGGATCACCGGCGGCTGGTCGGGATAGGCCCGCATCCGGCGCTGGTCGTCGACGATCCATTTCGGCAGCGGGCCTGCGGGGCCCGTCGCCATCGAGGGTGTCCGTCCAACCAGCTGGGGCGCCGTTGAGACTATCACCTGGGCAATTGCGGTCGTCGCGACAAACAGCAAAAGACCTGCCGCGACCGCCATCCATTCGGGCCGCCTCAAACGAAGACGGGAACAATCTTGACCGCGCATTTTTTGTAATCCGTCTGTTTGGAGATGGGATCGGTGGCGTCCAGAGTAACCTTGTTGATCAGCTGGCTGGCATCGAACCAGGGGACGAAAATGACGCCGGGCGGCATACGGTTGCGACCACGGGTTTCGACGCGCGAACGGATCTCGCCGCGCCGCGAGACGATGCGGACCTCAGCGCCCTGATTGATGCGGCGCTTGCGCGCGTCCTCGGCATTCATGAAGACACGCGCGCCGGGGAATGCCTTGAAGAGCTCGGGCACCCGCATCGTCATCGACCCAGAATGCCAATGCTCCAGCACGCGGCCCGTCACCAGCCAGAAGTCGTACTCCTCGTCCGGGGACTCGGCCGGAGGCTCGTAGGGTACTGCGAGGATGACCGCCTTGCCGTCCGGCTGGCCGTAGAAGTTCACGCCTTCCCCCGGCTTCACGAAGGGATCGAAGCCCTCGCGATAGCGCCACAGCGTCTCCTTGCCGTTGACGACCGGCCAACGCAGCCCGCGAACCTCGTGGTAGGTGTCGAAGGGTGCGAGATCGTGACCGTGGCCGCGCCCGAACGTGGCGTATTCCTCGAACAGGCCCTTCTGGATATAGAAGCCGAAGGCCTTGGCCTCGTTGTTGTCGTAGTCCGGATTGACCTCGCTGAGCAGAAAGCGGTCGACCTG contains these protein-coding regions:
- a CDS encoding bifunctional sugar phosphate isomerase/epimerase/4-hydroxyphenylpyruvate dioxygenase family protein — protein: MKTSIATVTLSGELPEKLEAIAQAGFDGVEIFENDFLAFDGSPADVGKMARDLGLEITLFQPFRDFEGMPDALRSRTFDRAERKFDVMQELGTGMVLVCSNVSQAALGGIDRAAADFHELGERAAKRGLKVGYEALAWGRYVNDHRDAWEIVRRADHPNVGLILDSFHSLSRKIDINSIRSIPKEKIFIVQLADAPMIDMDLLYWSRHFRNMPGEGDLPVTAFAEAVASTGYDGYFSLEIFNDQFRGGSTRAIAADGHRSLIYLADQVRRSVKTPIGVPMPERATVKGVGFVEFATDEDEAGELIALLHTLGFRKAAVHRSKKVTLFEQGNIRILVNVDTAGFAGAAYAVHGTSAYALALVVDDAGEAYARALALDAEPFRQPVADDELEFPAIRAVGGGLIYLIDDKSPLGRFSEIDFEAVSATRSDAADAGLLHIDHIAQTVAYEEMLTWLLFYTSIFKTGKTPMVDIIDPSGVVRSQVIENEPGTLRITMNGAENRRTLAGHFIAEQFGSGIQHLAFSTDDIFATARQLRKRGFKPLHISPNYYDDVEARFGLQPDLTERLKAENILYDRDEHGEYLQLYSGTYGEGFFFEIVERRGYRGYGAANAIFRIAALKKLMRPEGIPKDAG
- a CDS encoding GntR family transcriptional regulator — its product is MLKIAGEPSETVSDVVFRQIRRDIISGALAPGAKIKLEQAKERYSISVSSLREILSRLTTENLVLAEGQRGFEVSVASRKELEELADLRTVLETHAIGLSFAAGNLEWEGRIVAAHHKLAAAEKKLLAGDASRTVDWVRYDWEFHRAIVSACDSATLMATLSSVFERFLRYHMLARSFRGKAVVDDHRLLFELALKRDIEGARAVIRRHVQSGVKHVLKSGRIT
- a CDS encoding GntR family transcriptional regulator encodes the protein MRQEIADETVAESGYRQIRSDIIFGRLAPGQKLKLENLKGTYATSVSTLREILNRLTSEGLVVAEGQRGFEVARVSVADLKEIAALRLLLEEHALEQSFEQGDVEWEARLVSAHYKLARMEEVMASGDTSKAEDWKRYDWEFHQALISACGSRLLMETHSAVFDKYLRYQMVALSYRGGVAEQEHRQLLEVALLRDSKTAKKILQRHIQGGVEHALGKGLLLASPVKP
- a CDS encoding NapC/NirT family cytochrome c; translation: MAWIKNAISWAWSILITPAATIGLGVLTLGGFIGGVMFWGAFNTALELTNTEKFCTSCHEMHDNVYQELSRTIHFSNRSGVRATCPDCHVPHQWTDKIARKMQASKEVWGKMFGTINTRPKFLEKRLELAQHEWARMKANDSLECRNCHSSVAMDLQKQTQRAAEIHTRYLLSGQATCIDCHKGIAHELPNMEGIDPGWKVPKELEGKKMVKATPIDDLRDAIAKAHAASIDVLE
- a CDS encoding nitrate reductase cytochrome c-type subunit → MRGQDCSRLRLRRPEWMAVAAGLLLFVATTAIAQVIVSTAPQLVGRTPSMATGPAGPLPKWIVDDQRRMRAYPDQPPVIPHSIEGYELSVNANRCMSCHKREFIQDSGAPMISVTHYMTRDGQMIADVSPRRYFCTACHVPQADVRPLVNNTFRDMSELGFKPAGSE